In a single window of the Nocardiopsis composta genome:
- a CDS encoding ABC transporter ATP-binding protein has protein sequence MTTDSSTPAAAEGARLRAERATLGYGDAVIARDLDFALADGAVTAVIGPNGCGKSTLLRALGRLLRPHSGQVVLDGRPVGSLPPREVARTVAVLPQAPQAPPGLTVADLVSRGRHPHQSWYRRWSAEDASAIADALRMTGMLDFAERPLERLSGGQRQRAWISMALAQGTDLLLLDEPTTYLDLAHQIEVLELVRDLNVRHGRTVLMVLHDLNLAARYSDLLVAMRAGEIRACGPPAEVLTPDLVAAIFGLDSRVVPDPVTGGPLVVPVGVLAAE, from the coding sequence GTGACGACCGACTCCTCCACCCCGGCCGCGGCGGAGGGCGCCCGGCTCCGCGCCGAGCGGGCCACCCTCGGCTACGGCGACGCCGTCATCGCGCGCGACCTCGACTTCGCGCTCGCCGACGGCGCGGTGACCGCCGTCATCGGGCCCAACGGCTGCGGCAAGTCCACCCTGCTGCGCGCGCTCGGCCGGCTGCTGCGGCCGCACTCCGGCCAGGTGGTGCTGGACGGCAGGCCGGTCGGTTCGCTGCCCCCGCGCGAGGTGGCGCGGACCGTCGCGGTGCTGCCGCAGGCGCCGCAGGCCCCGCCCGGCCTGACAGTGGCCGACCTGGTGTCGCGCGGCCGCCACCCGCACCAGAGCTGGTACCGCAGGTGGTCCGCCGAGGACGCCTCGGCCATCGCCGACGCGCTGCGGATGACCGGCATGCTGGACTTCGCCGAACGCCCGCTGGAACGGCTCTCCGGCGGGCAGCGGCAGCGCGCCTGGATCTCCATGGCGCTGGCCCAGGGCACCGACCTGCTGCTGCTCGACGAGCCCACCACCTACCTCGACCTGGCCCACCAGATCGAGGTGCTGGAGCTGGTGCGCGACCTCAACGTCCGGCACGGCCGCACCGTGCTGATGGTGCTGCACGACCTCAACCTCGCCGCGCGCTACAGCGACCTGCTGGTCGCGATGCGCGCCGGGGAGATCCGCGCCTGCGGCCCGCCGGCCGAGGTGCTCACCCCCGACCTGGTCGCCGCCATCTTCGGACTGGACTCCCGGGTGGTGCCGGACCCGGTCACCGGCGGTCCGCTGGTCGTCCCGGTCGGCGTGCTCGCCGCCGAATAG
- a CDS encoding FAD-binding and (Fe-S)-binding domain-containing protein has product MADQRTAAALGDVDTAGFERALRAEVSGEVAFDAGARALYTADASNYRHVPLGVVVPRTVDDVIAAVAACDAYGVPLTPRGGGTSIAGNSIGPGLVIDASRHLTAIEEIDPGARTARVQPGVVLDALRDAAAPHGLTFGPDPSTHSRCTLGGMIGNNACGSHSVAWGTTADNVEELDVLLHDGTRMTVGRTSREEFERAAARPGREGRIYAALRDLVDASMGELRTGMPRLSRRVSGYGLDRLLPEHGGNVARALTGTEGGCVTVLGATVRLVPVPPARALVVLGYPDAPAAADAVPELLEHGPLTVEGLNERLVAGLDRPGARSGVSLPGGRAWLMVEVAGEDPAGAAAAGEAMVRALSAGARPTGSAVVTDPAHTRALWRIREEGAGLTSRTADGREAWSGWEDAAVPPERLGSYLRGFDRLLDRHGRDGVVYGHFGEGCLHVRIDFELGTADGRRGYRAFLEDAADLVAEHGGSVSGEHGDGQARSELLPRMYRPELIRAFEAFKAVWDPRGLMNPGAVVHPRPLDADLRVAASGRPPLTVLAHGADRGDFAKALRRCSGVGKCRRHSGPGVMCPSYMATKEEKHSTRGRARLLFEMLNGEVITDGWRSAEVRDGLDLCLSCKGCLSDCPVDVDMAAYKAEFLHHHYKGRVRPAAHYSMGWLPVWARLAGLAPAEVNRAGRAAPVAGAVKRLAGIAAERSLPEFSRTTFRRWFRRHPPAPGHRGGVVLWPDTFGDRMQPRVLVSAVRVLEDAGFRVLLPKGPVCCGLTWVSTGQLGVARAVARRALRALAPLVAAGLPVVGTEPSCTAALKSDLVELVPGEESERTAAAVHTLAGFLREHAPDWEPPRVRARAVGQVHCHQHAVLGFDADRELMARAGIEVDLPESGCCGLAGNFGFEDGHYEVSRAIGERVLLPAVRDADPGDLVIADGFSCRTQVGQETGRTAVHLAEALAAALPARPRPRD; this is encoded by the coding sequence ATGGCCGATCAGCGAACCGCAGCGGCACTCGGCGACGTCGACACCGCGGGCTTCGAGCGTGCACTGCGCGCCGAGGTCTCCGGCGAGGTCGCCTTCGATGCCGGAGCACGAGCCCTGTACACCGCCGACGCCTCCAACTACCGGCACGTCCCGCTGGGCGTGGTCGTCCCGCGCACCGTCGACGATGTGATCGCCGCCGTCGCCGCCTGCGACGCCTACGGGGTGCCGCTCACCCCGCGCGGCGGCGGCACCAGCATCGCCGGCAACTCCATCGGGCCCGGCCTGGTCATCGACGCCTCACGGCACCTCACCGCGATCGAAGAGATCGACCCCGGCGCGCGCACCGCCCGGGTGCAGCCCGGCGTGGTGCTGGACGCGCTGCGCGACGCCGCCGCCCCGCACGGCCTGACCTTCGGCCCGGACCCCTCCACGCACAGCCGCTGCACGCTCGGCGGCATGATCGGCAACAACGCCTGCGGATCGCACTCGGTGGCCTGGGGGACCACCGCGGACAACGTCGAGGAGCTGGACGTGCTGCTGCACGACGGCACCCGGATGACGGTCGGCCGCACCTCGCGGGAGGAGTTCGAGCGGGCGGCGGCCCGCCCCGGCCGGGAGGGGCGGATCTACGCGGCCCTGCGCGACCTGGTCGACGCCTCCATGGGCGAGCTGCGCACCGGCATGCCGCGGCTGTCCCGCCGGGTCTCCGGCTACGGGCTGGACCGGCTGCTGCCGGAGCACGGCGGGAACGTCGCCCGGGCGCTCACCGGCACCGAGGGCGGCTGCGTGACGGTGCTCGGCGCCACCGTGCGGCTGGTCCCGGTGCCGCCGGCGCGGGCGCTGGTGGTGCTCGGCTACCCGGACGCCCCGGCCGCCGCCGACGCCGTCCCCGAGCTGCTGGAGCACGGCCCGCTCACCGTGGAGGGGCTCAACGAGCGGCTGGTGGCCGGGCTGGACCGGCCCGGCGCCCGCTCCGGGGTCTCCCTCCCCGGCGGGCGGGCCTGGCTGATGGTGGAGGTGGCCGGGGAGGACCCGGCCGGTGCGGCGGCCGCGGGCGAGGCGATGGTGCGCGCGCTGTCCGCCGGGGCCCGGCCGACCGGGTCGGCGGTGGTCACCGACCCGGCGCACACCCGGGCGCTGTGGCGGATCCGCGAGGAGGGCGCCGGGCTGACCTCGCGCACCGCCGACGGCAGGGAGGCCTGGTCGGGCTGGGAGGACGCCGCGGTCCCGCCCGAGCGGCTCGGCTCCTACCTGCGCGGCTTCGACCGGCTGCTGGACCGGCACGGCCGGGACGGGGTGGTCTACGGCCACTTCGGCGAGGGCTGCCTGCACGTGCGGATCGACTTCGAACTGGGCACGGCCGACGGGCGGCGCGGCTACCGCGCGTTCCTGGAGGACGCCGCGGACCTGGTGGCCGAGCACGGCGGGTCGGTCTCCGGGGAGCACGGCGACGGCCAGGCCCGCTCGGAGCTGCTGCCCCGGATGTACCGGCCGGAGCTGATCCGGGCCTTCGAGGCGTTCAAGGCGGTGTGGGACCCGCGCGGGCTGATGAACCCGGGCGCGGTGGTGCACCCGCGCCCGCTCGACGCCGACCTGCGCGTCGCCGCCTCCGGACGGCCCCCGCTGACCGTGCTCGCGCACGGCGCGGACCGCGGGGACTTCGCCAAGGCGCTGCGCCGCTGCTCGGGCGTCGGCAAGTGCCGCCGGCACTCCGGCCCCGGGGTGATGTGCCCCAGCTACATGGCGACCAAGGAGGAGAAGCACTCCACCCGCGGGCGGGCCCGGCTGCTCTTCGAGATGCTCAACGGCGAGGTGATCACCGACGGGTGGCGCTCGGCGGAGGTCCGCGACGGCCTGGACCTCTGCCTGTCCTGCAAGGGCTGCCTCAGCGACTGCCCGGTCGACGTGGACATGGCGGCCTACAAGGCGGAGTTCCTGCACCACCACTACAAGGGGCGGGTGCGCCCGGCCGCGCACTACTCGATGGGCTGGCTGCCGGTGTGGGCGCGGCTGGCCGGCCTGGCCCCGGCGGAGGTGAACCGGGCCGGCCGGGCGGCGCCGGTGGCCGGAGCGGTCAAGCGGCTCGCCGGGATCGCCGCGGAGCGGTCGCTGCCGGAGTTCTCCCGGACCACGTTCCGGCGCTGGTTCCGCCGGCACCCTCCGGCCCCCGGCCACCGGGGCGGGGTGGTGCTGTGGCCGGACACCTTCGGCGACCGGATGCAGCCCCGGGTGCTCGTCTCGGCGGTGCGGGTGCTGGAGGACGCCGGGTTCCGGGTGCTGCTGCCCAAGGGGCCGGTCTGCTGCGGTCTGACCTGGGTCTCCACCGGCCAGCTGGGGGTGGCGCGCGCGGTGGCGCGGCGCGCCCTGCGCGCGCTGGCGCCGCTGGTCGCGGCCGGGCTGCCGGTGGTGGGCACCGAGCCGAGCTGCACCGCGGCGCTCAAGTCGGACCTGGTGGAGCTGGTGCCGGGGGAGGAGAGCGAGCGCACCGCCGCCGCGGTGCACACCCTGGCCGGCTTCCTGCGCGAGCACGCCCCGGACTGGGAGCCGCCCCGGGTGCGGGCCCGCGCGGTGGGGCAGGTCCACTGCCACCAGCACGCGGTGCTCGGCTTCGACGCCGACCGGGAGCTGATGGCGCGGGCCGGGATCGAGGTGGACCTGCCGGAGTCGGGCTGCTGCGGACTGGCCGGGAACTTCGGCTTCGAGGACGGGCACTACGAGGTGTCCCGGGCGATCGGCGAGCGGGTGCTGCTGCCCGCGGTGCGCGACGCCGACCCCGGCGACCTGGTGATCGCGGACGGCTTCAGCTGCCGCACCCAGGTCGGCCAGGAGACCGGCCGCACCGCGGTGCACCTGGCCGAAGCGCTCGCCGCCGCCCTGCCGGCCCGGCCGCGCCCCCGGGACTGA
- a CDS encoding pyridoxamine 5'-phosphate oxidase family protein, whose translation MEQRTTGSVKGTETARKALTWEEFAAEVPEFAERIRRRFVRTPHHVLATLRRDGAPRVSGTEVAFHGPDLTLGSMTGAVKARDLQRDARFAVHANPGEVVRGEPMDEGDAKVSGVAVEVTDPDELEGYREPGQPPGPFHLFRLLLTDAVFTSVEGDRLVIRSWRPGAGVTETSRT comes from the coding sequence ATGGAACAGAGGACCACTGGTTCAGTCAAGGGCACCGAGACCGCGCGGAAGGCGCTCACCTGGGAGGAGTTCGCCGCGGAGGTGCCGGAGTTCGCCGAGCGGATCAGGCGGCGGTTCGTCCGGACGCCGCACCATGTGCTGGCGACCCTGCGCCGGGACGGGGCGCCCCGGGTCAGCGGCACCGAGGTGGCCTTCCACGGGCCCGACCTGACCCTCGGCTCGATGACCGGCGCGGTCAAGGCCCGCGACCTGCAGCGGGACGCCCGCTTCGCGGTGCACGCCAACCCCGGCGAGGTGGTGCGCGGCGAACCGATGGACGAGGGCGACGCGAAGGTCTCCGGGGTGGCCGTGGAGGTCACCGACCCCGACGAGCTGGAGGGCTACCGGGAACCGGGCCAGCCCCCGGGCCCCTTCCACCTGTTCCGGCTGCTGCTCACCGACGCGGTCTTCACCTCGGTGGAGGGCGACCGCCTGGTGATCCGCTCCTGGCGCCCGGGCGCCGGCGTCACCGAGACCAGCCGGACCTGA
- a CDS encoding glycoside hydrolase family 18 protein, producing the protein MSAQRQSAARRGRVIIGVVTAVVLGAVFFTAFTTVTRMSADGADGKERMAYFADWNTANRGYTIKDFEESGAAARLTRMLWAFGDVNKDGRCHISPDADQPWEIYQRRYKAEDSVDGEADTYEQPLAGSLNQLRKLQKDHPELDVSISLGGWNLSKHMSTAARTEESREEFVSSCIDLWIRGDLPELNDEPQGGEGVAAGIFDGIDLDWEWPGGSGHPDNVEHPDDKRNFTLLVQEFRRQLDELGRETGEEYALSVSMANAPEIIEASYEPEIFEHIDFATVQGYDFTGPWSETTDHHSQLYPPSGHEDDPSGDRAVQQYIEYGVPPEKLVLGFPGFGRGWAGVEPQNFGRFAPAASPAEGDYGEATDSYADLESKEGQRFFDPIHAAYWLYDGDEWWTYDTPEVVEIKGDYVRREGLGGLMMWNLDMDPEGELVEAMDRSLAD; encoded by the coding sequence ATGTCAGCTCAGCGGCAGTCAGCAGCCCGCAGAGGCAGGGTGATCATCGGCGTCGTCACGGCGGTGGTCCTCGGCGCCGTGTTCTTCACCGCGTTCACCACCGTCACCCGGATGAGCGCGGACGGCGCCGACGGCAAGGAGCGGATGGCCTACTTCGCCGACTGGAACACCGCCAACCGCGGCTACACGATCAAGGACTTCGAGGAGAGCGGCGCCGCGGCGCGGCTCACCCGGATGCTGTGGGCCTTCGGCGACGTGAACAAGGACGGGCGGTGCCACATCTCGCCCGACGCCGACCAGCCCTGGGAGATCTACCAGCGCCGCTACAAGGCGGAGGACAGCGTCGACGGCGAGGCCGACACCTACGAGCAGCCGCTCGCCGGCAGCCTGAACCAGCTGCGCAAGCTCCAGAAGGACCACCCCGAGCTGGACGTCAGCATCTCGCTGGGCGGCTGGAACCTGTCCAAGCACATGTCGACAGCGGCGCGCACCGAGGAGTCCCGCGAGGAGTTCGTCTCCTCCTGCATCGACCTGTGGATCCGCGGGGACCTGCCCGAGCTCAACGACGAGCCGCAGGGCGGCGAGGGCGTCGCCGCCGGCATCTTCGACGGCATCGACCTGGACTGGGAGTGGCCCGGCGGCTCCGGCCACCCGGACAACGTCGAGCACCCCGACGACAAGCGGAACTTCACCCTGCTGGTGCAGGAGTTCCGCCGCCAGCTGGACGAGCTGGGCCGGGAGACCGGCGAGGAGTACGCGCTCTCGGTGTCGATGGCCAACGCCCCCGAGATCATCGAGGCCAGCTACGAGCCGGAGATCTTCGAGCACATCGACTTCGCCACCGTGCAGGGCTACGACTTCACCGGGCCGTGGAGCGAGACCACCGACCACCACTCGCAGCTCTACCCGCCCAGCGGGCACGAGGACGACCCCAGCGGGGACCGCGCGGTGCAGCAGTACATCGAGTACGGGGTGCCGCCGGAGAAGCTGGTGCTGGGCTTCCCCGGCTTCGGCCGCGGCTGGGCCGGGGTCGAGCCGCAGAACTTCGGCCGGTTCGCCCCGGCGGCGTCGCCCGCCGAGGGCGACTACGGCGAGGCCACCGACTCCTACGCCGACCTGGAGAGCAAGGAGGGGCAGCGGTTCTTCGACCCGATCCACGCCGCCTACTGGCTCTACGACGGCGACGAGTGGTGGACCTACGACACCCCCGAGGTGGTCGAGATCAAGGGCGACTACGTGCGCCGCGAGGGCCTGGGCGGCCTGATGATGTGGAACCTCGACATGGACCCCGAGGGCGAGCTGGTCGAGGCGATGGACCGCTCCCTGGCCGACTAG
- the rpoD gene encoding RNA polymerase sigma factor RpoD, protein MLPSEMPPIRQVAQLVASGRTGEPVTVADVASVLERLDIPAESLDQVVRGLTRQGVDVVDPIAEEAASAEAGRRTSAGDLVRIYLREIGRVPLLTAEEEVELAKSIEVGLFAAEKLRRARSPAVPPQMSAEHAADLEQLVEEGERAKRRLIEANLRLVVSIAKRYIGRGLLFLDLIQEGNLGLIRAVEKFDYTKGFKFSTYATWWIRQAITRAIADQARTIRIPVHMVETINKLMRVQRQLHQELGREPTPAEISGELGFGDERVQEIQRIAQEPVSLQAPIGEEDSDFGDFIEDSDAVVPVEAAAFIMLQDQLVSLLGGLSDREQRIIRLRFGLADGHPRTLEEVGREFGVTRERIRQIESKTLAKLRHPSRARMLRDYLD, encoded by the coding sequence GTGCTGCCCAGCGAAATGCCGCCGATCCGGCAGGTGGCGCAACTGGTCGCGAGCGGAAGGACCGGGGAACCGGTCACGGTCGCGGACGTCGCCTCGGTCCTGGAGCGGCTCGACATCCCGGCCGAGTCCCTGGACCAGGTGGTCCGGGGCCTCACCCGGCAGGGTGTCGACGTCGTGGACCCGATCGCCGAGGAGGCCGCCTCGGCCGAGGCCGGCCGCAGGACCTCCGCCGGCGACCTCGTGCGCATCTACCTGCGGGAGATCGGCCGCGTACCGCTGCTCACGGCAGAAGAAGAAGTGGAACTGGCCAAATCGATCGAGGTCGGCCTGTTCGCGGCGGAGAAGCTGCGCCGGGCCCGCTCGCCCGCGGTGCCGCCGCAGATGTCCGCCGAGCACGCCGCCGACCTGGAGCAGCTCGTCGAGGAGGGGGAGCGCGCCAAGCGCCGGCTGATCGAGGCCAACCTCCGCCTGGTGGTCTCCATCGCCAAGCGCTACATCGGGCGCGGGCTGCTCTTCCTGGACCTGATCCAGGAGGGCAACCTCGGGCTGATCCGCGCGGTGGAGAAGTTCGACTACACCAAGGGGTTCAAGTTCTCCACCTACGCGACCTGGTGGATCCGGCAGGCCATCACCCGGGCCATCGCCGACCAGGCGCGCACCATCCGCATCCCGGTGCACATGGTGGAGACCATCAACAAGCTGATGCGGGTGCAGCGCCAGCTCCACCAGGAGCTCGGCCGCGAGCCCACCCCGGCGGAGATCTCCGGCGAGCTCGGGTTCGGCGACGAGCGGGTGCAGGAGATCCAGCGGATCGCCCAGGAGCCGGTCTCCCTGCAGGCGCCCATCGGCGAGGAGGACTCCGACTTCGGCGACTTCATCGAGGACTCCGACGCGGTGGTGCCGGTGGAGGCGGCCGCCTTCATCATGCTCCAGGACCAGCTGGTCTCGCTGCTCGGCGGCCTCTCCGACCGGGAGCAGCGGATCATCCGGCTCCGCTTCGGCCTGGCCGACGGGCACCCGCGCACCCTGGAGGAGGTGGGACGGGAGTTCGGAGTGACCCGGGAGCGGATCCGCCAGATCGAGTCGAAGACGCTGGCGAAGCTGCGCCACCCCTCGCGGGCCCGGATGCTCCGCGACTACCTGGACTGA
- the dnaG gene encoding DNA primase — protein sequence MAGRIRDEDIALVRERTPIADVIGEYLQLRNAGGGSLKGLCPFHDEKSPSFNVTPARGLYHCLAGETRVLTFDGVRPIRELAGGVHRVLARNGQWVDAPFRSFGEQPLLRLTLSRNRQRKEIYATDEHRWFVRSGKSRKSEREVFTRDLKEGDRLAWVFPGCKIKNTTPSPFGIAHGICFGDGTRLNSGSMAQLDAIKDTELLKWFPNSETAQHGRQIRIHHLPGFFKTLPSVDESVSYLYGWLAGYVAADGHVAKDGTVSLNCADRDVLEFVRTVCTRLGIGTYGITEQVREGFPGRSPSSLYRVHFVSEDLTEEFFLLSEQRARFSEAEKDFTRRGWCVISVEETDRVEEVFCAVVDEGHAFVLEDNILTGNCFGCGVGGDVFTFLQEMEHVSFVEAVETLAAKAGIRLRYEEGGYTKRPDQGQRQRLIEAHRIAQEFYAGQLLSPGARHARAFLAERGFTGADAERFGIGYAPGGWEALTAHLRGKGFGDAEIVTAGLGGQGRRGAYDKFRDRLVWPVREVTGETVGFGARRLSASDDGPKYLNTPETPIFKKGHLLYGLDMAKRDIARGHQAVIVEGYTDVMACHLAGVTTAVATCGTSFGEDHVKVLRRVMLDRAGARGRVVFTFDGDAAGQKAAMRAFAEEHNFAAETYVAVQPDGLDPCDLRVQQGEEAVKHLVEQARPLYEFMIRNVIEGYDLSTPEGRMAGLDAAAEIVASIRNEGVRKLYGVNLDHWLGIMDEAFVQRRVAQHMRAARSRGEARRSGPAPVAPAGAAETAPYDLRDPSLRRERQALKIAVQAPGLASGFDELDAEAFTAPQHRAVFELIRDRGGVAAATDAAGWAAQLREAAPNDAQRSFVTELGVEPIEVDGELEERDARNIIDTIMLHSANRAEANLKSRLGRLDPAADAEEYNRLFAELLAAGQRKRAVRERIAGAG from the coding sequence GTGGCCGGACGGATCAGAGACGAAGACATCGCGCTCGTCCGCGAGCGCACCCCCATCGCCGACGTGATCGGCGAGTACCTGCAGCTCCGCAACGCCGGGGGCGGCTCGCTGAAGGGCCTGTGCCCGTTCCACGACGAGAAGTCCCCGTCGTTCAACGTGACCCCTGCGAGAGGGCTCTACCACTGCCTGGCCGGAGAAACGAGGGTGCTGACCTTCGACGGAGTTCGTCCGATCCGGGAGCTGGCAGGAGGAGTTCACCGTGTCCTCGCTAGGAACGGTCAGTGGGTGGACGCCCCGTTCCGCTCCTTCGGAGAGCAGCCGCTGCTGAGGCTGACGCTGAGCCGCAATCGGCAGCGCAAGGAGATCTACGCGACGGACGAGCATCGCTGGTTCGTCAGGTCGGGGAAGAGTCGTAAAAGCGAGCGGGAGGTGTTCACCCGAGACCTCAAAGAGGGCGACCGGCTGGCTTGGGTGTTCCCGGGCTGCAAGATCAAGAACACCACGCCGTCCCCGTTCGGAATCGCACATGGGATCTGCTTCGGGGACGGTACTCGCCTGAACTCCGGGAGTATGGCGCAGCTCGACGCGATCAAGGACACCGAGCTGCTGAAGTGGTTCCCCAACAGCGAGACGGCGCAGCACGGGCGGCAGATCAGGATCCATCACCTTCCGGGGTTCTTCAAGACCCTGCCCTCGGTCGATGAGTCCGTCTCGTACCTGTACGGGTGGCTGGCCGGTTACGTCGCGGCCGACGGGCACGTGGCCAAGGACGGAACGGTCTCTCTGAACTGCGCCGATCGTGACGTCCTGGAATTCGTGCGCACGGTGTGCACCCGGCTGGGAATCGGGACCTATGGCATAACCGAACAGGTCCGAGAAGGCTTCCCAGGGCGTTCCCCCTCATCCCTCTACCGTGTCCACTTCGTTTCGGAAGATCTGACCGAGGAGTTCTTCCTCCTCTCGGAGCAGAGGGCGCGCTTCTCGGAAGCGGAGAAGGACTTCACTCGGAGGGGCTGGTGCGTCATATCGGTCGAGGAGACGGACCGGGTCGAAGAGGTCTTCTGCGCGGTCGTGGACGAAGGACACGCCTTCGTCCTGGAGGACAACATTCTCACTGGGAACTGCTTCGGCTGCGGGGTGGGCGGGGACGTTTTCACGTTCCTGCAGGAGATGGAGCACGTCAGCTTCGTCGAGGCGGTGGAGACGCTGGCCGCCAAGGCCGGGATCCGGCTCCGCTACGAGGAGGGCGGCTACACCAAGCGGCCGGACCAGGGGCAGCGGCAGCGGCTGATCGAGGCGCACCGGATCGCCCAGGAGTTCTACGCCGGGCAGCTGCTCTCCCCGGGGGCCCGGCACGCCCGGGCTTTCCTCGCCGAGCGGGGCTTCACCGGGGCCGACGCCGAGCGGTTCGGCATCGGCTACGCCCCCGGCGGGTGGGAGGCGCTCACCGCGCACCTGCGCGGCAAGGGCTTCGGCGACGCCGAGATCGTCACCGCCGGCCTGGGCGGGCAGGGCCGCCGCGGCGCCTACGACAAGTTCCGCGACCGCCTGGTGTGGCCGGTGCGCGAGGTCACCGGGGAGACGGTCGGGTTCGGCGCGCGCAGGCTCTCCGCCTCCGACGACGGCCCCAAGTACCTCAACACCCCCGAGACCCCGATCTTCAAGAAGGGCCACCTGCTCTACGGTCTGGACATGGCCAAGCGGGACATCGCCCGGGGCCACCAGGCGGTCATCGTGGAGGGCTACACCGACGTGATGGCCTGCCACCTGGCCGGGGTCACCACCGCCGTCGCCACCTGCGGCACCTCGTTCGGCGAGGACCACGTCAAGGTGCTGCGCCGGGTCATGCTGGACCGGGCCGGCGCCCGCGGCCGGGTGGTGTTCACCTTCGACGGCGACGCCGCCGGGCAGAAGGCCGCGATGCGCGCCTTCGCCGAGGAGCACAACTTCGCCGCCGAGACCTACGTCGCGGTCCAGCCGGACGGCCTGGACCCCTGCGACCTCCGGGTCCAGCAGGGCGAGGAGGCCGTCAAGCACCTCGTCGAGCAGGCCCGGCCGCTGTACGAGTTCATGATCCGCAACGTCATCGAGGGCTACGACCTGAGCACCCCCGAGGGGCGGATGGCCGGGCTGGACGCCGCCGCCGAGATCGTCGCCAGCATCCGCAACGAGGGCGTGCGCAAGCTCTACGGGGTCAACCTCGACCACTGGCTGGGCATCATGGACGAGGCGTTCGTGCAGCGCCGGGTGGCCCAGCACATGCGGGCGGCCCGCAGCCGGGGCGAGGCCCGGCGGAGCGGACCGGCGCCGGTCGCCCCGGCGGGCGCGGCCGAGACCGCCCCCTACGACCTGCGCGACCCCTCGCTGCGCCGGGAGCGCCAGGCGCTGAAGATCGCGGTGCAGGCCCCCGGTCTGGCCTCCGGCTTCGACGAGCTGGACGCCGAGGCGTTCACCGCGCCGCAGCACCGGGCCGTGTTCGAGCTGATCCGCGACCGGGGCGGGGTGGCCGCCGCGACCGACGCCGCCGGCTGGGCCGCGCAGCTGCGCGAGGCCGCGCCCAACGACGCGCAGCGGTCCTTCGTCACCGAGCTGGGCGTGGAGCCGATCGAGGTCGACGGCGAGCTGGAGGAGCGCGACGCCCGCAATATCATCGACACAATCATGCTTCATTCCGCCAATCGGGCGGAGGCAAACCTGAAGTCGAGGCTGGGCCGCCTCGACCCGGCCGCCGACGCCGAGGAGTACAACCGGCTCTTCGCCGAGCTGCTCGCCGCGGGCCAGCGGAAACGCGCGGTACGGGAGCGCATCGCCGGGGCCGGGTAA
- a CDS encoding extracellular solute-binding protein: MRRIPAALALLLVAVPAAAGCEGSGRDPGTVKVVYQDFGAFRAADLLFQRVKEEFEAANEGVTVELHPIEAPPEDYQTQVNLMNQSPADAPDIIYEDSFTINQDVDAGYLHPLDEYWSEWEDAELYNEQADAAVTALDGGRYGVMLGTDTRGLWYNTRLFEEAGVDVPWRPEDWEAVLDTARDLDGELGDEVTPLSVYAGTPAGEVSSMQGFQMLLSGTGDVLFDEEEQKWVTGTQGFVDSLEFIGTVYGEDLALDQRDALNANVATLNNDERIPAGEVAISLDGSWATQSWIESGNQPWPEWEEEMAFAPMPTQEGQDPGATSMSGGWTLAMGAHTADPDLAWRVMAHALSRENALEFAVEGAQIPVRSDVAESEEYRERSPIVPEAVELVDVTHFRPAYSDYPRISLAIQEATEQVVLGEATPEEAAAAYDAEVAEIVGPDAVTGG, translated from the coding sequence ATGAGACGGATCCCGGCCGCGCTCGCCCTCCTGCTCGTCGCCGTCCCGGCCGCCGCCGGCTGCGAAGGATCGGGGCGCGACCCCGGCACGGTGAAGGTCGTCTACCAGGACTTCGGCGCCTTCCGCGCCGCCGATCTGCTGTTCCAGCGGGTGAAGGAGGAGTTCGAGGCCGCCAACGAGGGCGTGACCGTCGAGCTGCACCCGATCGAGGCGCCCCCCGAGGACTACCAGACCCAGGTCAACCTGATGAACCAGTCCCCCGCGGACGCGCCGGACATCATCTACGAGGACAGCTTCACCATCAACCAGGACGTGGACGCCGGGTACCTGCACCCGCTGGACGAGTACTGGTCCGAGTGGGAGGACGCCGAACTCTACAACGAGCAGGCCGACGCCGCGGTGACCGCGCTGGACGGCGGGCGGTACGGGGTGATGCTCGGCACCGACACCCGGGGGCTCTGGTACAACACCCGGCTGTTCGAGGAGGCCGGCGTGGACGTCCCGTGGCGGCCCGAGGACTGGGAGGCGGTGCTGGACACCGCCCGCGACCTCGACGGGGAGCTCGGCGACGAGGTCACCCCGCTCAGCGTGTACGCCGGCACCCCGGCCGGCGAGGTCTCCTCCATGCAGGGCTTCCAGATGCTGCTCTCCGGCACCGGCGACGTGCTCTTCGACGAGGAGGAGCAGAAGTGGGTCACCGGGACGCAGGGGTTCGTCGACTCGCTGGAGTTCATCGGCACCGTGTACGGCGAGGACCTGGCCCTGGACCAGCGGGACGCGCTCAACGCCAACGTCGCCACGCTCAACAACGACGAGCGGATCCCGGCCGGGGAGGTCGCGATCAGCCTGGACGGCTCGTGGGCCACCCAGTCCTGGATCGAGAGCGGCAACCAGCCCTGGCCCGAGTGGGAGGAGGAGATGGCGTTCGCCCCGATGCCCACTCAGGAGGGCCAGGATCCCGGTGCCACCAGCATGTCCGGCGGGTGGACCCTGGCGATGGGGGCGCACACCGCCGACCCCGACCTCGCCTGGCGGGTGATGGCGCACGCGCTCAGCCGGGAGAACGCCCTGGAGTTCGCGGTGGAGGGCGCGCAGATCCCGGTCCGCTCCGACGTGGCCGAGTCCGAGGAGTACCGGGAGCGCTCCCCCATCGTCCCGGAGGCCGTCGAGCTCGTCGACGTCACGCACTTCCGCCCGGCCTACAGCGACTACCCGCGGATCTCCCTGGCGATCCAGGAGGCCACCGAGCAGGTGGTGCTCGGCGAGGCGACCCCGGAGGAGGCCGCCGC